TGCTACGGCAAACTTAGATACTAGCCCCGGGCTGAGACATTCGACCCACGCCGCGGCAacacggcggcgccagaaGAGCGCTGAAGTTACACGCATCGCAAGCATACCCCTGTATTCTGCGAGCCGCGTCTATCCGCTTTCGCGCGTTCGCAATAGCGTGACTAGCTCTGATGGACGCTCTATGTTGAACTTGAAGCAGTGCGGTCGTCTCGTGCGCAGTTCGGTTTCCAGGCTACAGTGTTTTATTCAAAAGTTCACTGTGTCTGGAGCAGGGAGTTTAAGCGTTTGAACACTGTGGAAGTGCCAAAGACAAATCGACGGAAACGCGTTGTTCACAGGATAATCCAGGAACTAAACAGACAACGACGATTCTCCCTCCTTTTTATTCAGCCGCCGAACCCACACGAGGCCACATCGGACACGtgagcatatatatattgatataCTTATATTCGTGCTTTGTTATGTGATACACAGCACACGGTGGACGGAGTCTGTCTGCGCGCCCGAGCCTGTTGAGGCGAAATTCTTTGCTTCGCGGGCTGTGGAAGAGACTCTGCTGTATCCACACGCCTGCAGCCCTTGACGGCCTCGGCAGCTGTACCAGATTCCAAGAAACACAGGTATATGTATTAAGAGACGTATTGCGGACATGCATGAGATACTCGCCCGAGAGGCAGGGAAACGACAAACGCGTTTCGTGCTTTCCACTCGGGCGCTTCCGTGAAGTCGCGTccgacgcctcgctgcaAAGCGGGGTGCCCGTGCGCACTCGACACGACGGCCGCCAACGACAAACGAGTTGCTAACAAAACACGTCTCAAAGGAGGGAAGCAAACACCACCAGTGCAGCCGATCCTCTTTACcctcggcgcagagacgagctACTACGCCCCGAGAAAACATCTTCGCTCGACGAGACACGCGCATCTCCGGAAAAATGCGCATCCCGGGTGCAACACCAGCAACGGTGGCAATGCACACGTTTCtaaacgcgcgcgcgcatgcgcatgcgtatCTGTTCACAATTTAAACTCACACTTACATGTGCTTATCTTCTGTCCTGCACATGCGCGAGTGACGGCTTTTCGCGGGTGTTCCATCCATCACacacgcctcctccctccgcgcgcaaATCCCTCTTCAAATGCCGTCGCGTCGCCACCGCTCTTACAGGGGTAGATACGTTTCTGTAGCTGAACGCGCATGTATGTaggtatgcatgcatgtgcatgtatgtaGGCACGAGTATGTATGTAACTGAATATCGAGGGGCGCCGTGCGAGAGGTTCCTCGCTGTCGGGCCTCGCCCAGGTGAGCCGTTACATGATGTTGCACGCGCCTTCACGACCCGCGCGGACGATGTACAGAGACCTGTGGAACTCGAAGAGTTTCTTCCCCAACTCGAAGCTGTAGTAGCTCTCTGAGACACAAcaccgaggaggcgcacagTGAAGATTCATACTGGCTTTTTGTTCTATGCTTATTAACTTTGAATTTTGTAGCTGCCACAGAACCGAAGATGTACGTCCTTCCGATGAagatatctatatctatatatatctatatgtatatatatactcaGCAGCACCCGTCTCTCGAGGACTTCGGCAAAAGCGCGGAACGCGGTGTATCTACCAATAATACGCAGGGTTTACCCAACTATGCCCAAAAAATACATGTCTATATTGTCCGTGGATACGCCTACAACATGAATGCTCCAGCAAGTGCGCACTTTTGGCTTGATCTCTGATATGCATATACCTGTATGCGTCATGCGCGTCATCTGCTATCGACGACTCTCCATACAGAGAGACTACGCAGGATCCAAAAGCGCGACGTGAACATCGAAATGCACATGCGTCCGTGCGTAACTGAACACTATCTTGCTACTTCTGCCTTCCTTGTTCGTTCCCCACAAGCGTGAAACTCTTGCAGGTACATCGTCATGGCAACACCTACGCAGACGTATATGCgcatacataaatatatgcCTGTATACGGATATATATGGAtttatattatatatatgcatatatatatgcattgaACGGGGCACTCGCAGGCCTGGTGCTTTGCAATTCGCATCGCGTACTTTCTCTCGTGATGTACTCGCCGATGAGTGTGAGGCTGCGGAACATCTCTCCCACTGGTGCGCCATTGGGGATGAGGAGGTGGCTCTGTGGTACGAGCTCGCCCTTCCCCGTCACTCCCACGACGGCCACGGGATTGCCCTGGCGAATCTCCATAAATTCTTCTCTCTGAACACACAAACAACCGCAGCAACAAATGTAACCCAGACGCACATACCGAGATCCACAGTCTGGCGGGAGTCTCTACATGAAGAAAGACTCGCCTAGTCCTCGAAGGCCGCATTTGCTGACGAGCGGCCTTCCCCAGCTGGGTACACCCGAGACTATGGGCGGTACGCCAAAGCccatatatacaaatatattcAAAAGTACGTATATTCAAAGAAAaaacaatatatatatttatgatTACGTACGCCAGTTTCTCTGCCATGGAGCTCGAAGCTGGAAGAGGGGTTGGGGTCTAGGGAGGCCCCGCGGAGGGGCCTACACCGCAAGAAGCCAAATGAGTACTAGCGACTCTGTCTCAAAACGacacagagacgccgcgcggcgcgcgacatGCACAGTTTCTTTTGGAAGCATCCCGTTGAATCATAAAGCTGAGAAGGACGGACTTACCGTGCGAGACACCAGCCCGCCGTTGACCGACAGCACTATCTCGAAGTCGCTGCCCTCTGAGTTGCGCACATCCAAGATGTCGTAGTTGACACCGTGGCGAAGCGTCACCGAGCTGTCCTAAAAACAAACAAAAAaacatgcatgcgctcgtagtttgcgtcgctgccgccgtccccGCCGCCACGACATTCGAAAACATATATctttatatacatataatatatatatattgcaatatataaatatatatatgtactgCCAGAGCACCTCTCGGCCCTCGGTTCGCCCGAGCGTGTAGGTGTGAAGTGGAAGCCGCGTGATGGGCGAGGTGGTTTTTGCTTTGAAGTTTTTCCGTTAGAGACAAGCTTGTCTTtccgcgctctgcgtcgtgtGCGTGCGACTCCGCGTACTCGACCCCGAGGTTCAGCGCAatcgcgcctcgtctctctcacCGGCTCCAAGTCCATGTTGATCAGATGGACCTTTTCAATCGGCATGACAACCTTCATTTTGCTTCTCAACACGCCCGCAACGACCACTGGCTTCGCAGGGCGATATTCGGACATGCCCTCAACAGGCGCGCCTTTTTTCGAGGCAGACTCAGGCTGCAGGTACGTGAGCAGCCGCCGGAAGTTGTTCTCCCCTTGCGAGCTCGACGCCTGCGGCACCGGGGCACTGGGCGCAGGCaaggaggccggcgcggccgctgcacacCGACAGGAAAAAACACCAGCGAGCGTGCGGCACAGGCGAGCAGCGTCGCGTGGGCGCCCGCAGAGATACGAAAAGGCCAACGCGGGGAACGAATTGCGCGACGGAGTGCTGCGCTGCCCACGAGCGACACAACGCGGGGGTCGGCGCCGCAAGCAAGAGATGAGACGCGGCACACACGTCTGTCAGCGTTCGCGTGTCAACTGCttccggcgcagagagcagaaAATCTGCCTTCCCCAGATCCTAAAAGGCCGTCTCTTGCTGTCGCGTTCGAATCTCTGGcagacgctcgcggcgcgcggttcTCTCTATCCCTTCTCGCTTCGGGTGCCTTACGAtcgtctttcttccgccTGCCCTCGAGCGTCACTTCGCCGTtgacgacgaggcagcccCATGGGAAGAAGCGCACGACCGACGCGTCGGGCATGTCGAAGCAATATACGTGAGGCACCGGTCCCTTCACGCCTGAAGAAGAGCAAAACAGAACATCCCCAAACAGAAAGAATCACACGTTAAAGCCGCACAGCCAACCCAGAGACACACGAGATAACAGAGTCCCCGGACCGGCCGCACATACGGGAAAGAGGTCACGCTTCTAGATAGATTCGCATatacacaaacatatacacgTGCATATAGATTGATGGATACGGGCGTAAATGCATGAGTATATGCGTATGTACCTGTATATACATCAATACACGTATACGAACATATCTGCGTATAcctatacatctatatatatatatatatatgcgcatgcatgttcCACTGCCTGTGTATGCGGCTGTGTCAGCACGCGAACAGCCCTGCGTGCTGGAGTTCAGCTCCTCCAGGACTTTGCGTCGAGAGAAGGGTTCGCCGCATgaagggcagcagcggcaaaTCGACATGAGACTGCTTTTTCCCttcggctgcgcctgctcacCGGAGATGACGTAGTCGAGGAAAGGATGGACGCAGAGCCAACTGGGCTCGCGGTGGAAGACGTTGACTTCCGCAAACTTGGCGCCGTGTTTGCTCTCCTCGACTTTGACGTGGATGAAGCAGCCGCGGTTCCACACGATGGTGCACTCGCTCGCAGATACGAGAATCGCAAACGGGGCGaggtcgcggtcgcgctccGACAGGGCTCCGTAGTGCACGCACGGATCCGTGAGGAAAGGAATCTTGCAGAAGAACTTCTTCGGGCCTGAACAGACATCCACAAAACAAAGCGAGGTCGACGCAATCAACAACGCAACACATATCACTCACACCGGCGAAGAAATAAGCACATCATACAGACCTAATTACGGAGATACAttcacatatacatatgttcATGTAtgcacgtatatacatatatgtaggtatgtatgtacgtgtGTGAATTCTGTGACTTTGTACACTGGTACTTTGCATGGAAAGGATTGAACCACCCTTTTCTCGCTCGAGTCTCTCTGTTGCCAACTGTATTCCTTCTCGGTCGACTTCTGAGAGCTCTGTCTTGACTGTGCGTTttcccgccgcgcgcgccgctcaccGACTGCGAGGACGAGCCTTCCCAGGGACGCCTTCTTGGGGTCGCTGCCTGGCGGAGTCATCGCCGCCGGATCAAACACGAAGAAGGACCAATCTGCGGCATCGTCCGCGCCTCCCACATCCAGAAACGCTTTGCTGATTTCCTCGGGCTGCTTGTCGACCTGCGAGAGCgtcacgcgccgcgcgctggtcggttcgtctccgcgcactcgctggaaggccgccgcgtccacAGCCGCGAGCGGGAAGAGACAGTGTTCGTCTGCCGGCAGAATAAACGCAACCTCGAAATTGAATGAGAGGAGGGTCAGAGGGCGTGCAGGCCGacaagcggcggcggaaacgccggctggaaacgcagagaaactgtgcgcgggggggggggggggggggggacagaAACAAGGCTCGCAACGCAAAAAGGAGCAGAGACATAGACAGGGAGCAATATCAACCATCTTTCGTAACAAAGAAGCAAGAATAATCGAGGGGAAACAATAAAAACACGCGCCAAATCGCAAGTGTGCGTTGCCATTCTGAATACCGCCACAGTACGAACATCCTCGCACTGACGTCACCATTTCGCTGAacctcatatatatatatatatatatatatatatatatacgtgcatacatacatacccGCGTGAAGACACAAACACTCGCGTATAAATACGTCGCTCCTTCTGTGCATTTTCGCCAAAAAGAAGGAGTGTATGTGGGCCCTAAGGAATTTCGACACGCGCATCATAAAGGAtgtgtgtttttcttttttttgcgGACCTGTCCACGCGGTTTCGTAGTAGATACGGTCTTGGAAAGGGACTTCCTC
This portion of the Besnoitia besnoiti strain Bb-Ger1 chromosome VII, whole genome shotgun sequence genome encodes:
- a CDS encoding hypothetical protein (encoded by transcript BESB_080470), producing the protein MIEGVMEWIRGGPVPGATFQIGQTKFVLPPDVMNRADVQASGLALIARNEGFKEIPPMIPKTEDGAIIITRPLDGFQLLMEHLLDLEPLSVVPLHEFCSKYMALKSEIAYWQLPLEEVPFQDRIYYETAWTDEHCLFPLAAVDAAAFQRVRGDEPTSARRVTLSQVDKQPEEISKAFLDVGGADDAADWSFFVFDPAAMTPPGSDPKKASLGRLVLAVGPKKFFCKIPFLTDPCVHYGALSERDRDLAPFAILVSASECTIVWNRGCFIHVKVEESKHGAKFAEVNVFHREPSWLCVHPFLDYVISGVKGPVPHVYCFDMPDASVVRFFPWGCLVVNGEVTLEGRRKKDDPAAPASLPAPSAPVPQASSSQGENNFRRLLTYLQPESASKKGAPVEGMSEYRPAKPVVVAGVLRSKMKVVMPIEKVHLINMDLEPDSSVTLRHGVNYDILDVRNSEGSDFEIVLSVNGGLVSRTREEFMEIRQGNPVAVVGVTGKGELVPQSHLLIPNGAPVGEMFRSLTLIGEYITREKSYYSFELGKKLFEFHRSLYIVRAGREGACNIM